In Tenebrio molitor chromosome 1, icTenMoli1.1, whole genome shotgun sequence, the sequence TATCGCATACGTTTCCATGACGCTAAGTGATCTTACACCGTGACAAGCCGTGACTTTGTGCTCTTTAGTCACGACGTGAAGTTAGCAACGGGCGCTTTAGTCACGGGCTAATGTTAGCTCCAGCTAAAAATAATGTGACACTCAAAATCAGGTTAGTTGTCACATGTCAGTTGATGTTAATCagtttatgtttaaattaacgtttaatTAGGAAGttacttgttttatttgttttgtttatttggtcgtagaaaaagtatagtatgcgactcgtttataaacttctctaggcattcgtttattaaacactcgctGCGCAACGCTCCGCTCGTGCCTAAAAAACTACCATTTATAAATCTTGCTGCATAATATATTATTAACCCATAAacaattgaaatgtcaaatagatttttttttaatttgcgttTGAGTATAAATTGCTGAATTTTATCTGGAAAAcgaatagaatttttttttgtaaatattgaaattttagaaaaaatattattttataaaaaaaaaaacaatcactttgtttaacaatataaataatttttgacaatataAATAAGACAACTAACttctcaaaaaattataaaattgttataaactCATTGAAATACctaacatacagggtgtttctgaaataagtacattaattttaacttgtaatagaactcatcaaaaggaacaacttttctctctgccattttggcgagaaacgttgcgtagtggcttaaaaaaataggaaagattttcctaaaagcGTTCATATCCCCGAAACTAaactacctaaaaacgtgaaacaaccagattcttacgaagtggattttttgctatacgggtagatttatttgaatttcgatttcggcgttaaaacacgttttctggatgaaaatggatgtttttttcatattagcgctgatctcaattagccattgcagtatttagtggcgtagggttattttagtgagaatcgccctcaaatgtcacatgatttatattgacaaatcacaactccgaattgtttgaatagcaaccaatcacaatttaattaagcggaaattttccctagggaaaatttccgatataattgacctagggaaaaattttttcgggcgattctcttccgaatatacctcgggacagatatatatcgccagaaattttttcttgcagtccaacactcgtgtttgtcgctcaaaattaccctcgggctggcgccctcgtgtaattttcttgctacaaacactcgtgtgtgaggactgctcgaaaaaatttccggcaatattatctgtcccttggtatattatacagggtggtcccgatataacctgccaaaagaaatccagtaataggtgacgatgagtagaactcatacacaaaaaatgtttctaataaaagtcttttcgttttcgagataaaaataattgaaaatttggtcaaaatttgctgtacgctaatgagttaatcggttttaaaaaggtaattctggttacttggctgcaatttctttagcaacggtacctgtaacgcctatgacatttgtcaagtttaattttaaatttgcgaatccttcaaaaagttatgaaattcacaaaacaagaatacgccgatttgcatttactctatggcgaaacacgtggtaattcaagaccggcaaggtgaccatacggcgagcgttttcccgaaggagtccttccgtcccgttgtacttttgtgaagctacatctgcatttatgtgaggttggttctgactgattccaatacgatggcgtccccgatcctccatttaacccctctggattttaatttttggggccacacgaaagatttggtatacgaagttgaaataattacaaaaggccaactccagaaacgcgtaacaggcgccgcgaaccagattcgaaaaaaccagaaatgctgaattctgttcagtaccggcgtactcaaatgtgcttaaatgccaacggaaggcacacagaacatttattataaaatattttttctactccaGTTTACCTTTTATTatttagtagatattctcagttagagttgaaagtacgaatatgtaaagtgtaaataaatgtattcaatacataattttggctatttatccacaattaagacgatactcttattacacagttcttccacaattttgcacacactacctctacatttatttacacattgaggaacaccactttatttattactcattcatctcagtctacaatatcagcttttgtacttaaataagctggtgaattaacgcacacagtgtgcagcgttttcaataaatgtcattaatttgatttagtttgtcagatttgagatttgtcataaacgattcaggtacctatgttacttagatactgtcatacttacaaacaccaacaattaattcctgagtaggtacgtatttttgtggccagcagcgtcgaatgggtgtggataggggttaatttttccccattattttggacctaatgaaaaggggttttttggacttgttagatccttctaatgacccagaatttttttggcaggttatatcgggaccaccctgtatatgaaaaatctctccaatttttttttggaattaaacatcgtttttcggcaaaatggtaaatagaaaagttgttccttttgacgagttctattaccagttaaaattaatgtacttatttctgttacacgttgtatgtATGAAGTATTTTTCATCTTATCGAATTGCTTCCTTGAAGCAAGCAtttaatgacttttgtaattgCAGTTATAATCACTGACAAGCTTCAAACAAgatttttacattattaacgTTCTAACGTTGTTGCAGCATgaccaaaatttgtgtgatttatttatttttttatcttataATTCACTGCAAGGCCCTCGTCCGCGTCGCAGGTAATTATGAAAGTAAGTATTAGAAATTTTTCTAAACCATGTTAATAAACCTGAAACAGAAAATCTAATTTACCAAAACCTTCATGTCTCCAATGTCTTAAGATTCGTTGAATTGACGCAAAATTTGGTGAATCAAAtaatcacaattttttgaaatgttgttttttgatttcCGCTAGGTGGTTCTTGTACCATAAGAGAAAGAAGCAAAGAAAGTTTGTGCATTTCTGAATATCGCTGCAAGTTTTATGATAATGAATCTGATTCAAACCAGGCTTTACAGCATTGTGTGAATACATATTTTCCTATGGTATGGTATGGTATGGTATGTTACCCACTGGAAGGAAGTGGAATCAGTAAGTTTGTCCATATCTATTTGATACAATGGAACAGTACTATTTTCTAGAATGTTTAACTTACCACAAAAACCCAAATCCGAGTGGAGAGTTTGTCGCCCACGGTGTTCCAACTCAGGTTGGAGAGTTTCCACATATGGTAAGAACAACTTTCTAAAATAAGTCAACCAAGCAgatctttatatttttttaaattttttttgcgtcATTTTTTCAGGCTGCTATTGGTTATGGCGACATAAATAACACCCAATGGTTGTGTGGAGGAAGTCTAATAAGTGAAACATTTATCTTAACCGCTGCTCACTGTATCCATCCCAAAAATCTGTAACTTATacattttaacattatttcttgttccaaaatatttatattttagtgGCCCCGCCAAGTGGATCCGTCTAGGCGATACAGATTTACAAGACAAAGAAGACGTCCCTGAACCTCAAAACTTCATAGTCTCCCAATATTTTATCCATCCTGACCACAAACCTCCCTCTGGTTACCACGACATTGCTTTGATAAAATTAGATTGTCCGGCTGTCCTCAACGCATTTGTTCGACCCGCGTGTCTGCATGTTGAAAAATCAGTTCCAGGGATATTGAGCGTCACAGGATGGGGCAAAACCGATATTTACGGAAGACGAAGTAATCATCTGCTGACAGCTGAGGTGAATCCTGTCATCCAGGATATTTGCAAAGAACACTATGCATCTATTTCGAAGAAAAAGTTGCCGAAAGGGATCAGAGACGACATTCATTTGTGTGCAGGACATCCTGAAGGAAGAGATACTTGTCCAGTAATTATCAAAATtggatcaaaaataatttgaaaatgttttatttcataGGGAGATTCTGGAGGATCACTGCAATATAAGAAATCAGCAAGTCcggattattttattattgttgggGTTACCTCATTCGGGAGAGCTTGTGGGCTTGAAAACAGCACAGGAGTGTACACCAGAGTGTCTCCTTATACCCAGTGGatcgaaaatattattttgccCCAATAGCGTCCCTAAGACATTGTTATAATTTAAGATACAAATAAACACATTTCCTGagtgaaaatttatatttttgtgatagcttaatatcgggcgttcatttaaatttatcctcaaagttggcgttgaagagtcgattgtgaacgcaccactcgtgtaaaaacgtcaGTTTAAACAGTTGATCCATTATCCATAATCCGTGCTGccttcacaatcgactcttcaacgccaattttgaggataaatttaaatgaatgcaCGATATAAAGATGATTTATTTAATCTCTAACATATTATCATTAATACGtttgttcttaataaataaatttatcaaaaaatacgAATTCTTTGTTTGATtagttttatacagggtgattcatatagtatcatacaaactttaaccggtGGTAGATTACAACCCCTAGacactcttacaaaaatgtcaaggttctaaggttaaaattgttgaagataaagcatgttGAAGAGTGTACTACCACCTTTTAAGAACTGcagataaattaaatattttgcgttgaaacaaactgtcaggcattgttgtcaaaatgaaactaaaacGAACTTTATAATACCAATATTTTCTCTATAGCAACAACTGTTTGCGCTTCTATTATGACATtcatgacatttgttataatATAAGCACATTGGACGTAAAGTGGAATAATTTAGCAAGAATGGCATTTactaatagtgaaaaaaccgatatggtagtttttgccaatttttgatgtatgactcagaattttattgtcaacagCCTTTTGAGACCGTAATctgccactggttaaaatatttatgcaaCTATgtatatgaatcaccctgtataatcttgCAGTATCTTCACAAACAACCTTTATAACGAAATCATATCTGCCACTTTGCAGATGTGCTTAATCTTCTCCTAATTTATAGATTGTtacaatcaaaaaattttggaaaataaaatacctGCATACCTGCACATCGCGACAAATTGCAAATTGCaattgcattttgatagcttctcgcttggtgctcggcatttgtttcaaaagttagtttTTTTATGGGAGGTTATACTTGTGacacattgttgttttcaaaagaaaaatctctatcagaatttattaaaaaaaaattatgtattcccatttgaatttttttttttttgcagtttaaccttgaagcccttagggcttagcctattcacaatcatttaatttggtgcatagataattaaaatcgtccgataaataaAGAAACTGTGGACTCCATGTAAATTGttccgaaaatttttcattttgttttcataACAACTTAACTAAGACAATGAActtctcaaaaaataattaaaaagttataaacTCATGGAAATATTGCACTATACTGGGTCCCCAAAATTCACGGAACAACacaatggggcaatgtcaactcatgttggaaaataatgaaaaaaataattaaaaaattcatctTTTAGATTCGAAGAaatgggggctcaaaaggtgcagctttgatctcgtttattttaaatattaaaaaagattttgactatttgtcttttactagccagtgccataataattctgaatgattgtgatcagCGTTGTTTGGCCCTAAGAGTTTACCCAAGAAATTATTATATGTAATATAAGATACAAATAAACACATTTCCTGagtgaaaatttatattttctttattatttccaacatttccaagaagtgattttatgtcggttttacctcaaataacgtatgggaacatggctttgatttttctttcttatttccatcatggatacaacaaaaatgaaatgcaCACTCTTATAGAGACTTTGTCTCTTTCGATCTAGGAGGCCatgttttaaatgttgccacatttagtgtaacaaatacagcgtgatcagcaatgaaacaattgaaaaatattggtgtttttttttgtctcgtaattggcactcaTCGGATGTTTCAACTTAGAACTTGATAcaacattacaaaaaaataggttatgttgatgctattacaaaaatgaaccttcgatagtaaatttcaaatttgtctgTCAACACTGTCAAACTTGACAACCAGAAATGCGTTTACATTACAGTgataccaaaatcattcaaattttcattgttaccaacagattcagtcattcttgaccACGCCGTAGGTTCAtgtcttctacaaaaaagaagattgaggTTTTTGTTATAGTATTACCCGATATTTAATGGCAACGTACTACTATTATACCCAGTATaatctattttttatgttatggAATTGCTTCCTTGAAACAAGTATTTAATGAGTTTCTGTAATTTCACTTATAATCACCAAAACGCTTCAAACAAGATTTTATCGTTATTAACGTTGCTAACGTTGTTGCAGCATGACCAGAATTtgtgtgatttatttattttttcatcttATAATTAACTGCAAAGCACCTTTCCCAggtaattattaaattatttaaaatttttctaaagcATGCTAAATCTGAAACAGAAAATCTAACTTACCAGAACCTTCACTTCTCCAATATCTTAAGATTCGTTGAACTAACGCAAAGTTTTGTGAATCAAACaaataaagatttttgaaatcttGTTCTTTGATTTCCACTAGGTAATCCTTGGGACTGGGAAGAAACAGATGAAGAAAATTTGTGGATACCGGAAGATTGCTGCAGGTTTGATCAAAGTAAATCTGGATCAAATCAGGCTTTACAGTATTGTGCAAGTACATATTATCCTTGGGAATGTTGTCCAATGAAGAAAAGGGAAGTCCGTAAGTTCGCCCATATCTATTTGATACAACAGAACAGTAGTGCTTTCTAGGAAGTTTAACTTACCCCGAAATAGTAACTGCAATTCCTGCCATTGCCCACGGTGTTCCAACTCAGGTTGGAGAGTTTCCACATATGGTAAGAACAACTTGCTAAAATAACTCATACTATCAGatctttctatttttttaaatttggcaggCTGCTATTGGTTATGGCGACATAAATAACGCCCAATGGTTCTGTGGAGGAAGTCTAATAAGTGAAACATTTGTCTTAACCGCTGCTCACTGCATCCATCCCAAAAAACTGTAACTTATacattttaacattatttcttgttccaaaatatttctattttagTGGCCCCGCAAGGTGGATCCGTCTAGGTGATACAGATTTACAAGACAACGAAGACGTTCCCAAACCTCAAAACTTCACAGTCGAGCAACACTTTATCCATCCTGACTTCAAATCCCCTTCGCGTTATCACGACATTGCTTTGATAAAATTAGATCGTCCGGCTGTCTTCAATCTATTTGTTCAACCCGCGTGTCTGCATGTTGAAAAATCAGTTCCAAGGATGTTGAGTGTTACAGGATGGGGCAAAACCGATATTTACGGAGGACTGAGCAATCATCTGCTGAAAGCTGATGTGAATCCTGTCATGCAGAATATTTGCAAAGAATACTATGCATCTATTAAGAAGGAAAGATTGCCGCACGGGATCAGAGAAGACATTCAGTTGTGTGCAGGACATCCTGAAGGAAAAGATACTTGTCCGGTAATTACTTATATGAGatagatttaaaataatttaaaaatgttttatttaatagGGAGATTCTGGAGGACCACTGCAATATAAGGTGTCAGCAGATCGggattattttattgttgttgggATTACTTCAGTCGGGAGAGCTTGTGGGCTTGAAAACAGCGTAGGAGTGTACACCAGAGTGTCTCCTTATATAGGGTGGAtcgaaaatattgtttggCCTCAATAGCCAAATGAGAAGTTATAAGTtataaaagtgattttattttgttcgtggggttggtcaactcgctacgctcgtttcccaatctaccccacttacaaaataaaatctcacttttaacacttacatcataaataactatttttgttcgacactgtcagaatttgagaattttctcctatatgaccggattttgataaatgtcacaacttgtcaaaacgaaacgtcaagctaattttaaagattttaagcgatttggagcctttaaggggctcgtacaacaaaaaaacgttgtattcaactcgttcgtgagtcaattggggttttttggcactcgtaggcccactcgtgccaaaaaaaaaaacaatttacacacgaataAACGACTAAGATTTAGTAGTTAGTGCtattggtattgttggttgcggcaagaaaaatttagaagtacctactattccggacacgaaatcttggccaacatttttcagacatttctaaaaaaaaatatgtaaaccaaacattagtgtcattaataaatgacgattattaaaaatcactttaaagtttttcttgttacatcaaaaaagcagggaaatggcattatcgagtcaaaagttgggttatattcaataatggccagttcacacatatttgatatttgtcagttaaatgtcagttgtggccaagattccgtgtccggaatagtatacccctctcgtgaataaccctgtataaattgaATCAGAAATACTcgtaatttgaaaatgttttatttcataGGGCGATTCTGGAGGACCACTGCAATATATAAAATCAGCAAGTCCggattattttattgttgttgggGTTACCTCATTCAGAAGAGCTTGTGGGCTTGAAAACAGCATAGGAGTATACACCAGAGTATCTCCTTATACACGGTGGAtcgaaaatattgtttggCCCCAATAGCGTACCAgaaattcattatttttatttttggttttcctacattttttcttataatttttctttaattttcctAATTTTTCTTTGTCTTTTCTTGTAACATGAAGTTATTGTTGttgattttcttcttttctacacaaatattttttttgtatcctctatgtatttctaattttaatctttttgtgttttattttatttttaaagcatTTTATTGATGTAATattcttttaattaattactcaGAATCTTTGTTTAAATAAGTGATAAAATAAGTTTTACCGTTGTAGagaaagcattaattattgaaaactaggcaaccaataaaacgactgtgtattGCAAGTATACATACGTGTACGATTAAACTAagacagacgtttcgataaaacaagagacgaggtagcactcttgatttgttttcttattcATTACTCTGTCTAGAATTGGCATCGGATAGAATTTGAAGACACGTTTAattcatatttgaaaaatttattaggaACTTTTAATAATACAATATAATTTCAACTTAAAACTATTCCTTCAAATATCGCAGCTTCAGTCGCTCAAGACTCAGAGTTAACTGTGAGATCTGCTCAGCACgtataaaatacatttcatattttcatttgCTAAAAAATCACTTTAGAAGGCACATAGTTTACAAAATTATATCTGCATAATTTGACAACTAgtaattcaataatttatataaaacaTTACAACTATCTACAGAGAGTATCATACTTATATACAAAAATACTTATTAAAAGTAATACCACAGACAAACAGATGGAGAACCATCTTGTAACTATCACGACAATGCAAAATACTATCACTTCAGTTTTAGGCTATCTGATTTTCAGGAATAGACTTCCTAGAACGAATCGACGATCTATTAATCATGCTTGACCTGATTTCGCCTCTGATCGACGCCCTCATAGACGACCTCCTCGACGAAGATCTTTTAAATTCACCTACACTTTCTGCATCAAGATTcctacaaaaaaatcaatcaaaatCTTCGCTTCTCGCGGTCACAACAACTAACTTTTTGATACAAGGGAAGTCCCATATTTTCTGTCCGATACCAAAGTTTTCTCCATCTTGCAATGTTTGTGGCAACTCTTGATCCAAAGTTTCTGGCAAGAACAGAGCCAAAATACCACCAGCGATTCCCAAAACTCCCAATATCAACAGAGGAAGATCCACCGAGATGTTGGCCTAGccgaaacaaacaaaaaatagtacTGGTGCTAGATCCTGAACCTACAATCTTACCAAGTAGACTACGAAGGGGGCAACAATACTGGCAACGTATCCCATGATGTGGATGAGGGCGACTCCTTGCGCCCTCACTACAGTTGGCAACAGTTCCGCTGCGTATTGCAGACCGATGTTGTAAGAAATGTTGACGGCGAACCTGCCCATTATGGCTAGGGAAGCTGAAGGAACTCCTGAAATGGTCTGAATGAGAGAGATTTCGTTTAGGGGTGGCGGAATTGTACCATATGGCACGGTTGTGGCTAGAAGACTGAAAATCCCGCTGAGGACCATAGACCCGCACGCTAACCACCTCCTGCCCCAGACGTCCAACACCATAGTGAGGAAAGTGTCAGCAGGGAACTCTGTAGCGCTGGCGATGGTGAAAGTGAGGAAAATGTCCAAGCCCAAGGAGCCGACGTTTCGCACGTGGCCGTCAAACACCAAAGAGATGGCCATCCACATCACGATCAACAGAATCGTGATTTTTCGCAGTCTGGGGGTCTTGAACAGATCTAGAACTGTGTAGGCCTTGTCCATTTCCTCTTCCTTCCGCGCCGTCAAGCAGCTTTCCTGTGGAAACCCTCCCAATTCTCTGTGTTTCGTTCACTCCTTTCTACTTACTTTGAACCTGTTGTAGGTTGCGTCGTCGACTTTAGTCCTGTTGATTCTCTGGAATTTTCGCAGGATTCCGATGGATTTGTCAAACTGTCCTTGCGAGACGAGCCATCTGCAACAATATTTGCAGAGTAAATAACAATGTAACATGATGAATTTAATTCTGCCCAATAAACGGGTTTAGCATAATAAACTTTCGATTAATGTACGATGTTAAGATTCTATTTCTATTGCAGCTGATGCCATGAGCTTAATTATCAAAACACAAGAGCTGCGatctaatttaattaaccttAAATTAAAACTGAATCAGTGGATATTAATTCGTTTGGACCAATAATGACATTAATAAACattctaaattttatttttttacggaGTAAAAGGAGCAAACTTCTGGTTTAACTTTCAAGGTGCTCAACCCGACATGAATATTAAAAACTTGGAAGTTAAGTAAATTGGCAACAATTTCAGAATATTCCCTTTCAACACTTGCGGAGTGGCCTTGGAATGCACCAGGTTTTTGCATCGCTCTACCTtgcacgatttttttttgcatttgttaaaaatctaatttcgcgttaacaaattaaaactcTCTAATGGGCTCAGTCGGTTGTTGGAtgcgttaaaattttgtaatgaattttattttcctacAGACAGAGTTAGACAATCCGactctatatatttttgtaaaaaacagTGGACGTGGAAACTTTCCTACTCCATAAAGCTTTCACGATAGGAAATTAGAAAGTTGGGTAAAAATAATAGAGTGCGTAGCCGGATCGATGTAAAAATGATTACGCGGAATAAACAACAAATTGTTGATGCAAATCTGGGAGAAATTACCTGTCACAAGAACGTAATAATTTAAGTTTGCTTATTTCGTAAATTGCCGAAATTTAGTACAATTGCAGGAAATGTAAGCcaatttgtcattttatcaaatttgCCTAATGACTGCAATTTTTCAGGATTTTATGTGACACAGAAATGGAGAAATAACTTACCTTGCTGATTCCGGGACCATCCAGGGTGTTATGATGGCCAGAGCCAGAGGTGCAGAAGTCACATAACACAACATTTTCCAGTCGGCCAAATAGTAGGCAATCCAGGGTAGAATGGACGCGGCGAATGTGAAGAAAATTGCTATGGACATGTTGGCAACGAAAGTTCTCCATTTTGGGCCGACGTATTCCAGGACTGAAAGATTAATTTGTATAATTACAGTGAAATATCACagtcaattaattataattaatttgtgttaTTTGTTCCCAGTCGGACGACATTCTCGGCGGTATGAAGAATTTTTGGTCTAGCATTAGCGAACGAAGAAATGATTTATGACCGTTAAATCATTCAAGGATTTTCAAGC encodes:
- the LOC138128736 gene encoding organic cation transporter protein, which translates into the protein MPPQEKMPETGSTEPECEPQLEMQCRNGYTNGAFITEPETEKVEKKEDGKGAFEFDDLLPHIGEFGIYQKLLFLMMIPFAFFVAWVYFTQIFITIVPEQHWCWVPELANMTVDERVALAIPRGPDGAFAKCQMYDVNFTDVVSGRIPANSSSWPTTSCRSGWEYNYTEVPYSSIATEQNWVCENAALPNTAQSIFFCGAILGGLVFGWIADRFGRIPALVGTNLVGCVGGIATAFCSTFWTFSACRFLVGMAFDNCFTMMYILVLEYVGPKWRTFVANMSIAIFFTFAASILPWIAYYLADWKMLCYVTSAPLALAIITPWMVPESARWLVSQGQFDKSIGILRKFQRINRTKVDDATYNRFKESCLTARKEEEMDKAYTVLDLFKTPRLRKITILLIVMWMAISLVFDGHVRNVGSLGLDIFLTFTIASATEFPADTFLTMVLDVWGRRWLACGSMVLSGIFSLLATTVPYGVPSASLAIMGRFAVNISYNIGLQYAAELLPTVVRAQGVALIHIMGYVASIVAPFVVYLANISVDLPLLILGVLGIAGGILALFLPETLDQELPQTLQDGENFGIGQKIWDFPCIKKNLDAESVGEFKRSSSRRSSMRASIRGEIRSSMINRSSIRSRKSIPENQIA
- the LOC138141603 gene encoding serine protease snake-like, which encodes MEQYYFLECLTYHKNPNPSGEFVAHGVPTQVGEFPHMAAIGYGDINNTQWLCGGSLISETFILTAAHCIHPKNLGPAKWIRLGDTDLQDKEDVPEPQNFIVSQYFIHPDHKPPSGYHDIALIKLDCPAVLNAFVRPACLHVEKSVPGILSVTGWGKTDIYGRRSNHLLTAEVNPVIQDICKEHYASISKKKLPKGIRDDIHLCAGHPEGRDTCPGDSGGSLQYKKSASPDYFIIVGVTSFGRACGLENSTGVYTRVSPYTQWIENIILPQ
- the LOC138137470 gene encoding venom protease-like produces the protein MTRICVIYLFFHLIINCKAPFPGNPWDWEETDEENLWIPEDCCRFDQSKSGSNQALQYCASTYYPWECCPMKKREVRSLTYPEIVTAIPAIAHGVPTQVGEFPHMAAIGYGDINNAQWFCGGSLISETFVLTAAHCIHPKKLGPARWIRLGDTDLQDNEDVPKPQNFTVEQHFIHPDFKSPSRYHDIALIKLDRPAVFNLFVQPACLHVEKSVPRMLSVTGWGKTDIYGGLSNHLLKADVNPVMQNICKEYYASIKKERLPHGIREDIQLCAGHPEGKDTCPGDSGGPLQYKVSADRDYFIVVGITSVGRACGLENSVGVYTRVSPYIGWIENIVWPQ